Within Nematostella vectensis chromosome 1, jaNemVect1.1, whole genome shotgun sequence, the genomic segment TCCTAATGCATAGGGTTTTACTCCTATATCAGCAGCTATatcagaaaaataaagaaagctgACAGTGCTGACCATGCGATTCAATGACATCAAAAACACCAATTCTACTGCTTTTATTCTTAGACAAAAGAGTGAAAATTGGTGGTTATAGCACTACTCGACAAAGCAGTTGAATAACCCAAGAAACAAATAACATAAACAATCTAAAGCGTACCATCCACTTAGAAGGACGATAAAGGGACACAACGTGGTTGAGTCGAAGACATGAAGGCACCTCTAACAATCGCCACAGAACACATGTATGAGAACGGAACACACTCAAATGTTCGTGCAACCTCATTATTTACAAGTTTCCCTTGTTAATTCACACTGGTTTAACTAACCTCTTTGCCAGGTCTGGACCCGGCCACCTTGATGTTCAAGGGCGAGGCCCCTGATGTGAGGCTGGACCGTCTGGATGCTCAGTTCGTGGATGTGATTCACACAAGCTACGTCTTTGGGATTACCGCACCACATGGCCACATGGACTTTTACCCGAATGGAGGGACTTCACAACGTGGCTGCAGCCTATGGGATGGTACGTTTATTGGTGGATTCAAGGCGAGTCCATATCGATGTAGCAACAACAACGTAGAACGCCAAATGCATCGCAAGTGCTAAGTGTTCTAGAATCGATGATTATGGCGTCAAATGATAACCAGCCCTATAGCTGGTTCCTTATTTACAGTATAATAAAATGCAAAAGTCGGTGCGAGCATGTAATCTAGTTATTCAGCATTAATTTACGATGGCCTTGAACGTCTGGTAACTAGTGAACAAGCCAAGCGTAGTGCTGCGATATCGGCAAACGTCGCGACTAGCAACGTGTTAAGTTCTGGGATGTCGAAATTGAACCCTCAAATACCACTAACTAAGCGTCCTGCcttcttataaaaatatagGAATGACGACCATAAAATCAATTCATCAATTCATATTGATCAAACATCGCTATCAacgtaaataaataaattaattaataatcacagttgaataaaaacacaagTAGATCGCTGAAAAGAACATACGGtacttaaaaaaatgtttactcTGTAGTCCTTACCATATCCATACATGATCATCAGGCATGGAAGGGGTGGTCTGTCATCATATACGTGCCGCTGAGTACTTCATTGAGACAATCAACCCAAAGTCTTGCCCTTGGAGAAGCTATCGTTGCGGATCTAAGGATGAATTTGACCGAGGGAAGTGCATGAGCTGTGCATCTGGATGTCCGTCAATGGGATACAAAGCAGACAAGTTTAAACATCTGATCCCTGGGATGTTCTACCTTGACACAGCAGGGAGATCCCCATTTTGTGGTGAGACCTTACCATagtacagtttttttttaattgataaaGCATCTTATTCGGTATAGTTGAGATCACAAGAAAGTCAATCCTAACTGTTGATGTAGTAAGTTTTGGAGAGTAATAGCATGGTACATAAAGTCCTGAATAACAATGAACTTGATGATTCTGTAAGGCATGCCTGGTTCAAAGGCATTGTCTTTACAGCAGACAACAagggataaaaaaataaatcatgcACTTTATTGGTAGATTACTTGGATGATTCTTTATAGGACATGCTGCCTTGTTCAAAGGCATTGTCTTTACAGCAGACAACAAcggataaaaaataaatcatgCACTTTATTGGGAGATTATCTTTTAATGCAATCCCTTTAATTTTGGCAGTGTTCCATTATCGTATAACATTCTATACTGATGACTCATACTGGCCAGCAAGTCTTGATGCCCATGCATATGTAAAACTTGGCGGAGACCTTGGGTCAACAGGAGAGATCAAACTTATTGAGTAAGCACAGTAAACTAATGGTTATCAAGAGTAATTATTTGACAGTCAATTTTCTGTGCATAGTTTTACATTTGGTTCTATTCTTCATATCATCAAATGTGATGATTCTATTCTTCATATCATCAATTTGCATGTTACATTAAGGGCGGGGGGGATCAGGATTTCTCAAAGGCAAGATAAAAGCCAGAAGCCCATCCCAATCAAAGGGAAGGGTTTTTGCTTTAATATATTTCATCTAAAATTTCAGAGGGAATAAACCCAATAACTCAGGGATAGTATACCCAAACCAAGGGGAGGAAACGCACTTGTAACCCCcctttcagaaaaaaaatggaacaGGAAAAAATGGTCTTGATTTATTTAATCTGTGCACCTTTCATTCAAGATCATGATTATTAAACTGGTTCTAATGGTTCTAAGGTTATAATGTCACTTTACAGGAGAAAGTTAGAAGAGAATAGTGTTGAGTCATTTGTTGCAAGGGCATCAATATACCTGGGCAAACTCCAGCATGTCACCATCTATCACAAGCACCTGGCAGAGTTCTGGAAAGTAAAAAAGGTTGTTGTGAGGGCTGGATGGTCAAATGACATGTAAGTCCCTTAAATTTGTGAGTCAATGATTTAAAAACAACCCCTTTTTTCTAGCACCAGAGAGAAGGCTGTGCTTTGGTAGGACCTCTAAAATGTGTTTACTGCTAAGAAAATAACACCACACTAACTATCCCTTGCTAGTAGGGTTATGTGAGCTCCAAATTGAATAAAAGGAGGCCAAGGCACAATTGCTTGAAGTATTTTTCTACAAGAATTGAGTAATAATAACATAAATACATACACAAATACACACTTTTTAGAACTGCTGGGATAAAGATTTGACAACTTTTAGCATTGTCAATTTCTTAATTAGGCAACACTTTTCAGTCCTAAAAAATAAGTTCTAAATGAAATAATCCTTGATCATAGGTTTCTCTATTAATTTGTCTCGACCCCCTCTCATCCCCTCCTCcctgtaaataaaatactgacttatgataGGGTTGTCTCTGAATTTGTCTGGACCACCTCTCCTCcctgtaaataaaatactgaCTTATCCAAGGGTTGTCTCTGAATTTGTCTCCACATCCCCTCCTCCATGTAAATAAAATACCGACTTATCAAAGGGTTGTCTCTGAATTTGTCTGGACCACCTCTCCTCCCCTCCTCcctgtaaataaaatactgaCTTATCAAAGGGTTGTCTCTGAATTTGTCTGGACCACCTCTCCTCCCCTCCTCcctgtaaataaaatactgaCTTATCAAAGGGTTGTCTCTGAATTTGTCTGGACCACCTCTCCTCCCCTCCTCcctgtaaataaaatactgaCTTATCAAAGGGTTGTCTCTGAATTTGTCTGGACCACCTCTCCTCCCCTCCTCcctgtaaataaaatactgaCTTATCAAAGGGTTGTCTCTGAATTTGTCTGGACCACCTCTCCTCCCCTCCTCcctgtaaataaaatactgaCTTATCAAAGGGTTGTCTCTGAATTTGTCTGGACCACCTCTCCTCCCCTCCTCcctgtaaataaaatactgaCTTATCAAACGGTTGTCTCTGAATTTGTCTGGACCACCTCTCCTCCCCTCCTCcctgtaaataaaatactgaCTTATCAAAGGGTTGTCTCTGAATTTGTCTGGGCCACCTCTCCTCCCCTCCTCcctgtaaataaaatactgaCTTATCAAAGGGTTGTCTCTGAATTTGTCCGGACCACCTCTCCTCCCCTCCTCcctgtaaataaaatactgaCTTATCAAACGGTTGTCTCTGAATTTGTCTGGACCACCTCTCCTCCCCTCCTCcctgtaaataaaatactgaCTTATCAAAGGGTTGTCTCTGAATTTGTCTGGACCACCTCCCTTATCCCCCTGCAATTTTATGCCAGCTTTGCTGCCCCTACAGAACTTGCCAAAAAAGTATAATATTGTATGTTTAAACTTTCAGATACACTGCATGCTTCAATGAGTGGATTCACTACAAAAACCACACCCAGAAGGCGCTGACGAGAGGGTACAGATCCTGCTAGAAATAACAGCATTCACAAAGGAGAAATAGATAACTCATCCTACTTTAAAATAGAACAATGTCGATAACCAAACATGAATAAATTCACCATCTTTCTCATGTGTAGAACAGTATTATAATTTTAGTGCAAAAGGATTTTCCTGTATGAAGTAACTTATGTGTATGCTTTTCGGGCATGTTTCTAGAAAGATGGACAGGGCTTTTTGGTGCATGTTGGAGCTACATATACACAAACAGACTTTACCTTGATAAGAATTCTTGAGTAGCACTACCTGTGCCAGTATCTCCGAATGCACAGgcacacgcacacacacaccattaaaagtaaaaaaaaaaatactggaaAGGTAAATTTCAACTGTACACAAATAATTCCATATTAGTTACCTTAAAATGAATCTGGCTGCTTGTTCTGACGATTACCCTTGGTCCATAATGGAACATTATGACTATGTCTTGGTTTGTCCCGAATTGAAAATTCGCGCGCAAAAGCTTAGCACAATGCCGTCTCGAGTTGAATGAAATTCTGCGCATTG encodes:
- the LOC5510653 gene encoding pancreatic lipase-related protein 2; translation: MGFLPLALLITLQGIAVSQAGKVCYSSYGCFTDDPPFDRTLVPLPQSPRDIGTRLLLYTQASPDKYEVLSDADTATIEKSSFLPHRTTRFIVHGYAGLDSVDSIIDLKGWWGIRMKDELLRKSDDNVIIVDWIRGAKIPYVRAVANTRLVGAQVAAFMKTILSLSGSREGGAFHSIGFSLGAHISGYVGQRLKRIGRHLDRITGLDPATLMFKGEAPDVRLDRLDAQFVDVIHTSYVFGITAPHGHMDFYPNGGTSQRGCSLWDGMEGVVCHHIRAAEYFIETINPKSCPWRSYRCGSKDEFDRGKCMSCASGCPSMGYKADKFKHLIPGMFYLDTAGRSPFCVFHYRITFYTDDSYWPASLDAHAYVKLGGDLGSTGEIKLIERKLEENSVESFVARASIYLGKLQHVTIYHKHLAEFWKVKKVVVRAGWSNDIYTACFNEWIHYKNHTQKALTRGYRSC